TCACCACCTACGACGTGACGACGGGCATCTTCACGCTCCCGAGCTACAGAACCCACATCACCGACGAGATGGCCGCTGAAGCCGTTCGCAACGTCGAGATTGCGCAGGCTTAGGCTTCATTCGCGATGTAGACGCCAATCCAGCCGCCAATCGCGCTCAGAACAATCGAGTACGCAACACCGAACAGGACGATAATCCAGAAGAGGAAGCCAAACAGCAGGCCACCGCCCGTCTCGCCGACGCTGAACGCGCCGATGGAGAGGAATCCGAAGATGAAGAACACGATGAGAATGAACGGAATCGCGGCGATTGCGCCAGCGAGTGCACCCACTTTGAGTCCTTCGTCTTTCTGCAGGTAGCCTGCTACGCCGCCGCCGAGGACCGGCGACAGCGGAATCCACGAGAGAACGACACCGATTACCGCCCCGATGAGTGCGTTAACCCAGATATTCTGCTCTGCCATGCCACCAGATTGACCCCGCGGGGAGAATAGTCTATTGGATGATGTGTTTTCAAATCCCATCAGAAAGCGTTTCCCAACGCAACGGGTCCGCAGCGCGACTAGACGCGCTGCTCAGAAGTGTTGCGTTGGAGAAAACGCCAGGACTGGGATTTGAACCCAGAATCCCGAAAGGGAACACGCTTTCCAGGCGTGCGCCTTACCGTTCGGCCATCCTGGCTCGCGTCCGAGACTATCCCCGTGACGCGTTTAAGTCCTTCTTTTTCAGTCGGCGAGTGTCGGTTCGGCGAGGTAGGTCACTACCGTTGCACCGACGCCGATGACGAGGGCCACGGCGAACTTCACGAGCAGGTCCACGGGTTGCCCGGCGACCAG
This sequence is a window from Haladaptatus sp. QDMS2. Protein-coding genes within it:
- a CDS encoding DUF5518 domain-containing protein, whose translation is MAEQNIWVNALIGAVIGVVLSWIPLSPVLGGGVAGYLQKDEGLKVGALAGAIAAIPFILIVFFIFGFLSIGAFSVGETGGGLLFGFLFWIIVLFGVAYSIVLSAIGGWIGVYIANEA